In Methanosarcina siciliae T4/M, one genomic interval encodes:
- a CDS encoding tetratricopeptide repeat protein, with amino-acid sequence MSLQDYTTKKGIGGIIITNDEAFQRGLDLVKRKKYEKAINTFNKILDKDPGHKEALFYRGLALLETEKTQEALDSFNKVLQLQPGNSDALYRKGTCLAALGRFEEALETYENVLESAPDAPEIWYMMGLAFAEIDRAEASILCFEKALELKPAYTDAWCAMGTVAGKTERYEEALEDFERALEISPGNTEAWYAKGLILSRLEKYENALECFDFLIRESPKDTAALEQKCLLLANLGKKEEALEALEDFLKKFPANEASLYHKGILLSELSRYEEAEKTFSKVLKLNPGHSEAWFRKGFALVQLLRLNEAIEAFDEAIRLDPAYFEAWNYKCFALMKLEVYEEALETFDAMLETYPDMEEIWYNRALALLKLQDLLEAARSFARVTELDPGNTDARFQQGCLLARAGKYEEALETFDRLLESHPDFTEAQKFRGTVLTGLGRFEEALESLTKSLEKEPEDYNMWLQKGLLLLDSRKFETALEAFENATDLKPDDEICWMNRGFALYSLERYEEALEAFREGLRLNPYLEKGWNKKGIVLGKLGKTEEALEAFEEAVKLRPDFEDAWKNMGLLLFASEEYEKAEKAFAEVLKTNPENLDSLYNRGISLLRLGRNEEALEYLEKVVSLSPDYPDLAYSLGVALMELGELEKALETFEKLAAKNPEELEIQCRKGKLAMELGKHETALQAFEKVLLKKPGSKEAWYRKGLALLNLERFEAAVKAFDEVIVRNTTNDPSYEDAGTLKGFSQMKLGNFLPALETFESVLEKNPDSGITWYYKGLTLQNLQRQEEAARAFESALRLNPELSDALEYRAICLFETGQYETALNAFEALLEKDPENLSALNSRAICFLELERHKEAVDALSKLLEINPDMEETKSRLDEAKFKLGIEYFKLGQYDEALALFDGIKEETRAISGKASREANGEASEDSQKDSPLYWKGLVFIRQEAYEKALEVFSKLTGKDPKFADGWYFIGLSCSKLGKHEEASKALKKVLEIDPAFRNLQDTYYLLGISCFELENFEEALQTFEEALSTAPENSERNPDEAQDIMYKKSLSLLRLGRYAEAESGFKEVLALDPANSEGLAHLSTACFKQGNYKEALEIFERVLSQNPARKTILFRKGLALKIFGKKHEALEAFDLVLKLKPDCTYALDQRGYTLFELEKYEEAVEAFEAALEYSPKKADMQYLRALALFRIGNFKEALQEFEKAFDLGCRKSEIHYYTGLSCFENGDYEGAIKAFDIVLGAGLKEPEILQKRALALFELGKAEEAVSAVNSLLEFSAENLNGEISKDLPEGTGEENRDTGDTEEAPQVVEAQQTAGTPQVNPELLEKFASAQIELGNYEEALLPLEKLIRESLASKKTFYSAGIALMGLGRQEEAFEVFSEILEVYPDFKKAWYGKGLVLFSQERYEEALEAFEQAVMESPYEVAKIEESEIEESEIEESEIEESEIEESEIGESKISDPELEDAWTKIGLVQLKTRRYEDAFETFERILEKNQTDANVWYLCGLVVRGLDQNEEAVEVFEKALELNPALTAALEQKGLALLSLCRYEEARDAFGSALARNPENTDILYNRAVASYKLLDFEEASKDFEKLLLFAPDFPDYTRACYMLGIASIELQDYERALQALALVLEREPAHRDALYNMALVLFNLEEYEEAARTFEQLLEASPEDPESLNYLGLCLLELEDLNEALKAFEKAALFNSKNEEALYNAATTLIKLNRVQESLGYFDRILEIAPENYDAMNYKGVAFCMLEQYREALRAFDNVLKKDPKNIKAVYNVGVVCFKQKLYETAARAFKEALTINPWHEPSLRYLGLSLAKTGDYEDALKAFEKILRINPQDPQSMNYRGVLLGKLERYGEAIKAFDEILSIYPDMADAKEKLEVLKSLENEEESY; translated from the coding sequence ATGAGCCTGCAGGATTATACCACGAAAAAAGGGATCGGAGGAATTATTATCACTAACGATGAAGCCTTTCAAAGAGGCCTTGACCTGGTTAAACGCAAAAAGTACGAAAAAGCCATAAACACATTCAATAAAATTCTGGATAAAGATCCGGGCCATAAGGAAGCCCTTTTCTACAGGGGACTTGCCCTTCTTGAAACCGAAAAAACCCAGGAAGCCCTCGATTCCTTTAATAAAGTCCTGCAGCTTCAACCTGGAAACTCCGACGCCCTCTACAGAAAGGGAACCTGTCTTGCCGCTCTCGGAAGATTTGAAGAAGCCCTGGAAACATATGAAAATGTCCTTGAAAGTGCCCCGGATGCCCCTGAAATCTGGTATATGATGGGGCTTGCTTTTGCCGAGATAGATAGAGCTGAAGCTTCAATCCTCTGTTTTGAAAAAGCCCTGGAACTCAAGCCCGCGTATACAGACGCCTGGTGTGCAATGGGAACAGTAGCAGGAAAAACCGAAAGATACGAAGAAGCCCTGGAAGATTTTGAGCGGGCACTTGAAATAAGCCCCGGAAATACGGAAGCCTGGTATGCAAAGGGCCTGATTCTTTCCAGGCTTGAAAAATACGAAAATGCACTCGAATGTTTTGATTTTCTTATCCGGGAAAGCCCGAAAGATACTGCGGCCCTTGAACAGAAATGCCTCCTCCTTGCAAACCTCGGGAAGAAAGAAGAGGCTCTGGAAGCCCTCGAGGACTTTTTAAAGAAATTTCCTGCAAATGAAGCTTCCCTCTACCATAAAGGCATCCTTTTAAGCGAACTTTCAAGATATGAGGAAGCTGAAAAAACCTTTTCAAAAGTATTGAAGCTAAACCCCGGACACAGCGAAGCCTGGTTCAGGAAAGGGTTCGCCCTTGTACAGCTGCTCAGGCTTAATGAAGCGATAGAAGCTTTTGACGAAGCCATCAGGCTCGACCCTGCCTATTTTGAAGCCTGGAATTACAAGTGCTTTGCCCTGATGAAACTTGAGGTCTATGAAGAAGCCCTGGAAACCTTCGATGCCATGCTCGAAACCTATCCCGACATGGAGGAGATCTGGTACAACCGGGCACTTGCTCTTCTGAAACTTCAGGACCTTCTGGAAGCTGCCCGGTCCTTTGCCCGCGTCACGGAACTTGACCCCGGAAATACGGACGCCCGGTTCCAGCAGGGCTGCCTGCTTGCCCGAGCCGGGAAATATGAAGAAGCCCTGGAAACCTTTGACCGGCTGCTTGAATCCCACCCTGACTTTACCGAAGCCCAGAAATTCAGGGGCACCGTGCTTACAGGGCTCGGCCGGTTTGAAGAGGCCCTTGAATCCCTTACGAAAAGCCTGGAAAAGGAACCGGAAGACTATAACATGTGGCTCCAGAAAGGACTCCTGCTCCTGGACAGCAGGAAATTCGAAACTGCCCTGGAAGCTTTTGAAAATGCCACGGACCTGAAACCCGATGACGAAATCTGCTGGATGAACAGAGGTTTTGCCCTTTATTCCCTGGAGCGTTATGAAGAAGCCCTGGAAGCTTTCAGGGAAGGCCTGCGCCTGAACCCTTATCTGGAGAAAGGCTGGAACAAGAAAGGAATAGTGCTCGGAAAGCTTGGAAAAACCGAAGAAGCCCTGGAAGCTTTCGAAGAAGCAGTAAAACTCAGGCCGGATTTCGAAGACGCCTGGAAAAACATGGGCCTCCTGCTTTTTGCCTCCGAAGAATACGAAAAAGCCGAAAAAGCCTTTGCCGAAGTTCTCAAAACAAACCCCGAAAACCTTGACTCCCTTTACAACAGGGGCATCTCCCTGCTCAGGCTGGGAAGAAATGAAGAAGCCCTCGAATACCTTGAAAAAGTCGTATCCCTAAGTCCCGATTATCCGGACCTTGCCTACAGCCTCGGAGTTGCCCTTATGGAACTCGGAGAACTGGAAAAAGCCCTGGAGACCTTTGAAAAGCTTGCTGCAAAAAATCCGGAGGAACTGGAGATCCAGTGCAGGAAAGGGAAGCTTGCAATGGAGCTCGGGAAGCATGAAACTGCCCTACAGGCATTCGAAAAGGTATTGCTCAAAAAGCCCGGATCAAAAGAAGCCTGGTACAGGAAAGGGCTTGCCCTGCTGAACCTGGAACGTTTCGAGGCTGCAGTAAAAGCTTTCGATGAAGTAATAGTAAGGAACACTACAAATGATCCCTCTTATGAAGATGCCGGAACCCTCAAGGGTTTTTCCCAGATGAAGCTCGGAAACTTCCTCCCTGCCCTGGAAACCTTTGAAAGCGTACTTGAGAAAAACCCGGATTCCGGGATTACCTGGTATTATAAGGGCCTGACCCTGCAGAACCTGCAGAGACAGGAAGAAGCAGCCAGAGCCTTTGAGTCAGCGCTTCGCCTGAACCCGGAACTTTCCGATGCCCTTGAATACAGAGCCATCTGCCTCTTTGAAACCGGACAGTACGAAACTGCTCTTAACGCCTTTGAGGCTTTGCTTGAGAAGGACCCGGAAAACCTTTCAGCCCTGAACAGCAGGGCGATTTGTTTCCTTGAACTCGAAAGGCATAAGGAAGCAGTTGATGCCCTCTCCAAACTGCTTGAAATTAACCCTGATATGGAAGAAACAAAGTCCAGGCTCGATGAAGCAAAGTTCAAACTCGGAATCGAATATTTCAAGCTTGGACAGTATGATGAGGCTCTTGCCCTTTTTGACGGAATAAAGGAGGAAACAAGAGCTATAAGTGGAAAAGCAAGTAGAGAAGCTAATGGAGAAGCAAGTGAAGATTCTCAAAAAGACTCTCCCCTTTACTGGAAAGGGCTTGTGTTTATCCGGCAGGAAGCTTATGAAAAGGCCCTTGAAGTCTTTTCAAAGCTCACAGGGAAAGACCCGAAGTTTGCGGATGGCTGGTACTTTATCGGGCTGTCCTGTTCAAAACTTGGGAAACATGAAGAAGCTTCAAAAGCCCTCAAGAAAGTCCTTGAAATCGACCCGGCATTCCGGAACCTTCAAGATACATATTACCTGCTGGGAATCTCCTGTTTTGAACTCGAAAACTTTGAAGAAGCCCTTCAAACTTTTGAAGAAGCTCTTTCAACAGCTCCTGAAAATTCGGAGAGGAACCCCGACGAAGCCCAGGACATTATGTATAAAAAGAGCCTTTCCCTGCTAAGGCTAGGGAGATATGCGGAAGCTGAATCCGGTTTTAAGGAAGTGCTTGCCCTTGACCCGGCAAATAGTGAGGGCCTTGCCCACCTGAGCACTGCCTGTTTCAAGCAGGGGAATTACAAAGAAGCCCTCGAAATCTTTGAGAGGGTGCTCAGTCAGAACCCGGCAAGAAAAACTATCCTTTTCAGGAAGGGACTCGCTTTAAAAATATTTGGGAAAAAACATGAGGCTCTGGAAGCTTTTGATCTTGTCCTTAAACTGAAACCTGACTGTACATACGCCCTTGACCAGAGAGGATACACACTTTTCGAACTTGAAAAGTATGAAGAGGCAGTTGAAGCCTTTGAAGCAGCCCTGGAATACTCCCCGAAAAAGGCAGATATGCAATACCTGAGGGCTCTTGCCCTTTTCAGGATCGGAAACTTCAAAGAAGCCCTGCAGGAGTTTGAAAAAGCCTTTGACCTCGGGTGCCGGAAGTCTGAGATTCATTATTACACGGGACTTTCCTGCTTCGAAAACGGAGATTATGAAGGAGCCATAAAAGCCTTTGATATCGTCCTCGGAGCAGGTTTGAAGGAGCCGGAAATCCTGCAAAAGAGAGCTCTTGCCCTTTTCGAACTGGGAAAGGCAGAAGAAGCCGTATCCGCAGTAAATTCCCTTCTTGAATTCTCCGCAGAAAACCTGAACGGAGAAATATCAAAGGACTTGCCTGAAGGGACCGGAGAAGAAAATAGAGATACTGGAGATACGGAAGAAGCTCCCCAGGTAGTAGAAGCTCAACAAACAGCAGGAACTCCCCAGGTTAACCCTGAACTCCTTGAGAAATTCGCGTCCGCTCAGATAGAACTCGGGAACTATGAAGAAGCCCTGCTCCCACTTGAAAAGCTTATAAGAGAAAGCTTAGCTTCAAAGAAGACCTTTTACAGCGCGGGGATAGCACTTATGGGGCTTGGAAGGCAGGAAGAAGCCTTTGAGGTCTTTTCCGAAATCCTTGAGGTTTACCCGGACTTTAAGAAAGCATGGTACGGGAAAGGCCTTGTGTTATTTTCACAGGAGCGATATGAAGAAGCCCTTGAAGCCTTCGAACAGGCAGTGATGGAAAGTCCGTACGAAGTGGCAAAAATTGAAGAATCGGAAATTGAAGAATCGGAAATTGAAGAATCGGAAATTGAAGAATCGGAAATTGAAGAATCGGAAATTGGGGAGTCAAAAATAAGTGACCCGGAACTGGAAGATGCCTGGACCAAAATAGGGCTTGTCCAGCTCAAAACCCGGAGATATGAGGATGCTTTTGAGACCTTTGAAAGGATCCTTGAGAAAAATCAGACGGATGCAAATGTGTGGTACCTGTGCGGGCTTGTTGTGCGCGGGCTTGACCAGAACGAAGAAGCAGTGGAAGTTTTCGAAAAGGCTCTTGAACTCAACCCTGCCCTGACCGCTGCCCTTGAACAAAAAGGACTGGCCCTTCTTTCCCTTTGCAGGTATGAAGAAGCCAGGGATGCCTTCGGCTCAGCCCTCGCCCGAAACCCTGAAAACACTGATATCCTGTACAACCGGGCAGTAGCCAGTTACAAGCTCCTTGACTTCGAAGAAGCCTCAAAAGACTTTGAAAAGCTGCTCCTCTTTGCCCCGGACTTCCCTGACTACACCAGAGCCTGTTACATGCTCGGGATTGCCAGCATAGAACTCCAGGATTATGAAAGAGCCCTGCAGGCCCTTGCCCTTGTCCTTGAACGCGAGCCCGCGCACAGGGACGCCCTCTATAATATGGCCCTCGTGCTCTTCAATCTTGAGGAGTATGAAGAAGCCGCCAGGACCTTTGAACAGCTGCTTGAAGCCTCTCCCGAAGATCCCGAAAGCCTGAATTACCTCGGGCTCTGCCTCCTTGAACTTGAAGACCTGAACGAAGCCCTGAAAGCCTTCGAAAAAGCCGCCCTTTTTAACTCCAAAAACGAAGAAGCCCTTTACAATGCAGCCACGACCCTCATCAAGTTAAACAGGGTCCAGGAGTCCCTCGGGTACTTTGACCGCATCCTTGAGATCGCCCCCGAAAACTACGACGCCATGAACTACAAAGGGGTTGCCTTCTGTATGCTTGAACAGTACAGGGAAGCCCTCAGGGCCTTTGACAATGTACTTAAAAAGGACCCGAAAAACATCAAAGCGGTCTACAATGTAGGAGTGGTCTGTTTCAAACAGAAACTCTACGAAACCGCAGCCAGAGCCTTCAAAGAAGCCCTTACAATCAACCCCTGGCATGAACCTTCCCTCAGATATCTCGGCCTCTCCCTTGCAAAGACCGGGGATTACGAAGATGCCCTGAAAGCCTTCGAAAAGATCCTCAGGATAAACCCGCAGGACCCCCAGTCCATGAACTACAGAGGAGTCCTCCTCGGAAAGCTGGAAAGATACGGAGAAGCAATAAAAGCTTTTGACGAAATCCTGAGCATCTACCCGGACATGGCGGACGCGAAGGAAAAACTCGAGGTCTTAAAGTCCCTTGAGAATGAAGAAGAGTCCTATTAA
- a CDS encoding O-acetyl-ADP-ribose deacetylase, producing the protein MPEISERIGIIESDITELKVDAIVNAANNTLLGGGGVDGAIHMAAGPSLLAECRTLNGCPTGEAKITKGYLLPAKYVIHTVGPMWHEGVRGEDELLASCYRKSLELARKYGIKTIAFPAISTGAYGFPSERAAGIAVAQVKAFLQENELPETVLLVCYNKEACKNIKKALEENF; encoded by the coding sequence ATGCCAGAAATTTCAGAAAGAATCGGGATAATTGAAAGTGATATTACAGAACTGAAAGTTGATGCAATTGTAAACGCTGCAAACAATACACTTCTCGGAGGAGGAGGTGTGGACGGAGCTATCCACATGGCTGCAGGGCCCAGCTTACTGGCAGAGTGCAGGACTCTGAACGGCTGCCCCACAGGAGAAGCAAAGATTACAAAAGGATACCTCCTACCTGCAAAATACGTTATCCATACCGTTGGTCCAATGTGGCATGAAGGCGTAAGAGGAGAGGACGAACTTCTGGCTTCCTGCTACAGGAAGAGCCTCGAACTCGCCAGGAAATACGGGATAAAAACAATAGCTTTCCCGGCCATCAGCACAGGAGCATACGGCTTTCCTTCCGAAAGAGCAGCAGGGATTGCAGTTGCACAGGTAAAGGCGTTTCTACAGGAGAATGAACTGCCTGAAACCGTTTTACTTGTCTGTTACAATAAAGAAGCCTGCAAAAACATCAAAAAAGCCCTTGAAGAGAATTTTTAA
- the mtaA gene encoding methylcobamide:CoM methyltransferase MtaA, which translates to MSDMTLKERLINALEGKTVDKVPVCSVTQTGIVELMDEVGAPWPEAHSDAGLMAKLAIANHELSGLEAVRVPYCLTVLAQAMGCEVNMGTKNRQPSVTAHPYPKDLGGLKMPDNLLGTGRIPVVLEAIKIIKEKVGPDVPVIGGMEGPVTLASDLSSVKSFMKWSIKKPDLFEQILDFAAEATVVYANAMVEAGADIISVADPVASPDLMSPDTFKTELEPRLQKFSSGVSSVTVLHVCGNVNPILDYMADCGFEGLSVEEKIGSVKKAKEVLGTRSRLVGNISSPFTLLPGPVEKIKAESRQALEDGVDVLAPGCGIAPMTPVANIKAMVEARDEYYA; encoded by the coding sequence ATGAGTGATATGACACTTAAGGAGAGGCTAATAAATGCCCTCGAGGGAAAGACAGTTGACAAAGTGCCTGTTTGTTCGGTGACCCAGACCGGGATCGTGGAACTGATGGATGAAGTCGGGGCTCCCTGGCCTGAAGCTCACTCTGACGCCGGGCTTATGGCAAAGCTGGCAATTGCAAATCATGAACTGAGCGGGCTTGAAGCTGTAAGGGTTCCTTACTGCCTGACCGTGCTTGCCCAGGCCATGGGCTGTGAGGTCAACATGGGTACCAAGAACAGGCAGCCTTCGGTTACTGCGCATCCTTATCCCAAGGATCTGGGGGGCCTGAAAATGCCCGATAATTTGCTGGGAACGGGCAGAATTCCTGTTGTGCTTGAAGCCATAAAGATTATCAAAGAAAAAGTAGGTCCCGATGTCCCGGTGATCGGGGGTATGGAAGGGCCGGTAACCCTTGCCTCGGATCTCTCAAGTGTAAAATCCTTTATGAAATGGTCCATTAAAAAACCTGACCTTTTCGAACAGATTCTGGATTTCGCAGCCGAGGCCACGGTAGTCTATGCAAATGCCATGGTTGAAGCGGGAGCTGACATAATTTCTGTTGCAGACCCGGTTGCGTCTCCTGACCTCATGAGTCCTGATACTTTCAAAACCGAACTGGAACCGCGACTGCAGAAGTTTTCCTCCGGCGTGAGCAGCGTAACTGTCCTTCACGTCTGCGGAAATGTGAACCCTATCCTCGACTATATGGCAGATTGCGGCTTTGAAGGGCTCAGTGTCGAGGAAAAGATTGGCAGTGTAAAGAAGGCAAAGGAAGTCCTCGGAACCCGGTCAAGGCTGGTAGGGAATATCTCAAGCCCCTTCACTCTGCTCCCCGGCCCTGTTGAGAAGATCAAGGCCGAATCCAGGCAGGCTCTTGAAGACGGCGTCGATGTACTTGCCCCGGGATGCGGGATTGCTCCTATGACTCCGGTTGCCAACATCAAAGCAATGGTCGAAGCAAGAGACGAGTATTACGCTTGA
- the mtaB gene encoding methanol--corrinoid protein co-methyltransferase MtaB has protein sequence MAVTRCTKMAYSSADEMVFGKATKPVKAGLGLEIGAGYTTPEVNYAPRPEAGASKEKLIKEYERITTDIMARMVQIGAPSVVLETEHVQQMSNNPDWGAAVAHAQKTIMEDYHDEYGIKCALRHTIGDIRESRDFLQLRGDKYNTFIEAFEQCAQNGADLLSVESMGGKEVFDYAILRNDMAGVLYGIGMLGSMDMEMIWSDIADIAKKTGTVAAGDTDCAQANTAMFIAGGLLDKNLAHSIAIIARAISAPRTLVAYEAGAIGPGKDCGYENTIVKSIAGVPMAQEGKTSTCAHSDLMGNLTMQCCDLWSNESVEYHGEFGGTTVQCWSETLAYDCALMNVALDSGNEKILRDMFAASDMYRDPQGYVLAYQNAYRVGEAIAKDGNDIYLRAKNAALESIAIVEEGANGKLELSRFEAKALADAKAAFEGLTDDKDKFMSDCLDKYKKEVKVFLPENYGL, from the coding sequence ATGGCAGTAACAAGATGTACTAAGATGGCTTATTCTTCAGCAGACGAGATGGTCTTCGGAAAAGCTACAAAACCTGTCAAAGCAGGACTCGGGCTTGAAATCGGTGCTGGCTACACAACCCCTGAAGTGAACTATGCTCCAAGGCCTGAAGCAGGCGCATCCAAGGAAAAACTCATAAAAGAATACGAAAGGATCACCACTGACATTATGGCAAGGATGGTCCAGATCGGAGCCCCCTCTGTCGTGCTCGAAACCGAACACGTCCAGCAGATGTCAAACAACCCAGACTGGGGAGCAGCCGTTGCCCATGCCCAGAAAACCATCATGGAAGATTACCATGACGAGTATGGCATAAAGTGCGCCCTTCGCCACACAATCGGTGATATCCGTGAAAGCAGAGACTTCCTCCAGCTCAGGGGAGATAAGTACAACACCTTTATAGAAGCCTTTGAACAATGTGCCCAGAACGGCGCAGACTTGCTTTCTGTAGAATCAATGGGTGGCAAAGAAGTCTTTGACTATGCGATTCTCAGAAACGATATGGCAGGAGTCCTTTACGGTATCGGTATGCTCGGCAGCATGGACATGGAAATGATCTGGTCCGACATTGCCGACATTGCAAAGAAGACCGGCACTGTTGCAGCCGGTGACACAGACTGTGCCCAGGCAAACACCGCGATGTTCATCGCAGGAGGCCTGCTTGACAAGAACCTTGCCCACAGCATCGCAATTATTGCAAGAGCAATCTCTGCCCCCAGGACCCTGGTTGCGTATGAAGCCGGCGCAATTGGTCCTGGAAAGGACTGCGGATACGAAAACACCATTGTCAAGTCCATTGCAGGTGTCCCGATGGCTCAGGAAGGTAAGACCTCAACCTGTGCCCACTCTGACCTGATGGGTAACCTGACCATGCAGTGCTGTGACCTCTGGTCCAACGAGTCCGTTGAATACCACGGTGAATTCGGCGGTACCACGGTTCAGTGCTGGTCCGAGACTCTTGCATACGACTGTGCTCTGATGAATGTAGCTCTTGATTCAGGTAATGAAAAAATTCTGAGAGATATGTTCGCAGCTTCGGATATGTACAGAGACCCCCAGGGATATGTTCTCGCCTATCAGAACGCTTACAGAGTAGGAGAAGCGATAGCTAAGGATGGAAACGATATTTACCTCCGTGCCAAGAACGCAGCACTCGAGTCTATCGCGATCGTCGAAGAAGGTGCAAACGGCAAACTTGAACTCTCCAGGTTCGAAGCCAAAGCCCTTGCAGATGCAAAAGCTGCTTTTGAGGGCCTCACAGACGACAAGGACAAGTTCATGAGCGACTGCCTGGACAAATATAAGAAGGAAGTCAAAGTCTTCCTGCCGGAGAACTACGGCCTCTAA
- the mtaC gene encoding methanol--corrinoid protein MtaC, with protein MEVKYLIDIDPSGILVRYNVQMEKEMTPEEAAEELYPKDSLIYPVAKAIFEGEEDDVVEGLQKAIDSGKDPMALINDSLMVGMGVVSKLYDDGVIFLPNVMMSADAMLEGIEFLKQKAGKAPEVKGKVVCHVAEGDVHDIGKNIVVALLRANGYDVIDLGRDVPVDEVIESVEKESPLMLTGTALMTTTMYAFKEINDKLMEKGYRIPFACGGGAVNQDFVSQYELGVYGEEASDAPKMADFIKEHGDNIVKLREKFHKH; from the coding sequence ATGGAGGTTAAGTATTTGATAGATATAGACCCCAGTGGTATTCTGGTTCGTTACAACGTTCAAATGGAAAAGGAAATGACACCGGAAGAGGCCGCAGAAGAGCTCTATCCAAAAGACTCTTTAATATATCCGGTTGCAAAAGCCATCTTCGAGGGAGAAGAAGATGACGTTGTAGAAGGACTGCAGAAAGCTATCGACTCTGGAAAGGACCCGATGGCCCTCATCAATGATTCCTTAATGGTAGGAATGGGCGTAGTCTCCAAGCTTTACGATGATGGAGTTATTTTCCTGCCAAATGTCATGATGTCTGCTGACGCCATGCTGGAAGGTATAGAATTCCTTAAGCAAAAAGCCGGGAAAGCTCCTGAAGTCAAGGGCAAAGTCGTCTGCCACGTGGCAGAAGGTGACGTCCACGACATAGGCAAGAACATTGTGGTTGCACTGCTAAGAGCAAACGGCTACGATGTGATTGACCTCGGAAGAGATGTCCCTGTCGACGAAGTCATAGAGTCCGTGGAAAAGGAAAGCCCACTGATGCTGACAGGTACGGCTCTCATGACCACAACCATGTATGCCTTCAAAGAGATCAATGACAAGCTAATGGAGAAAGGCTACAGGATTCCCTTCGCATGCGGCGGGGGAGCTGTAAACCAGGACTTTGTGTCCCAGTATGAGCTCGGCGTGTATGGTGAAGAAGCATCGGATGCCCCGAAAATGGCTGATTTCATCAAGGAACATGGGGACAATATTGTAAAGCTGAGGGAGAAATTCCACAAACACTGA
- a CDS encoding adenosylcobinamide amidohydrolase — translation MRYYVKDNTLVIEGDFEAVSTGLNGGRAQINYLFNKQVPRTFNPPDPQGFVKEEALKLGLDAAYFGLLTAVKMKYFQVIEDDYLTAFITAGVSNGSEFRAKIGTINIILISKARLSETALFGAIITATEAKGLVLLEKGYTFLGTNTDAVIVAYEKNSETDPENKEKQEIPYAGSSTEFGKKITKSVMKGVKAGLELRGE, via the coding sequence ATGCGATACTATGTAAAGGACAATACTCTTGTCATTGAAGGCGATTTTGAAGCCGTAAGCACGGGCTTAAACGGCGGCCGAGCACAGATAAACTATCTTTTCAACAAACAGGTTCCAAGAACCTTCAACCCTCCTGACCCTCAGGGGTTCGTAAAAGAAGAGGCCTTGAAACTGGGCTTAGATGCAGCTTACTTCGGCCTTCTGACAGCTGTCAAAATGAAGTACTTCCAGGTCATTGAAGACGACTATCTAACCGCCTTCATAACCGCTGGCGTAAGCAATGGCTCGGAATTCAGAGCAAAAATAGGAACCATAAACATAATATTAATCTCAAAAGCAAGACTATCAGAAACAGCTCTCTTCGGGGCGATTATCACCGCTACCGAAGCTAAAGGGCTTGTACTTCTTGAAAAAGGCTACACTTTCCTGGGTACAAACACGGATGCTGTGATTGTAGCCTATGAGAAGAACTCAGAAACTGACCCGGAAAATAAAGAAAAGCAGGAAATTCCCTATGCAGGCTCAAGTACGGAGTTCGGAAAAAAGATTACCAAGTCTGTAATGAAAGGAGTTAAGGCAGGGCTTGAGCTGAGGGGAGAATAA